A portion of the Perognathus longimembris pacificus isolate PPM17 chromosome 20, ASM2315922v1, whole genome shotgun sequence genome contains these proteins:
- the LOC125367939 gene encoding zinc finger protein 585A isoform X1: protein MPSNWTSSQKCTTLPPEDHGSLCELFMFNSNLPFEGPVSFRDVTIDFSREEWQHLEPAQRNLYRDVMQETYSHLLSVGYQVPEPEVFILDQRKEPLSSQGDSPHQSCTALQQTGDQTEHCQQMENKTLRDIVLIKNMPATKHYYEDKNIRKVLPLSPNGGISPPQRLYQQDSFGNEQKHSIDYQSCNRHNASKNIKKIDGHGKMSSFTMYECPVTRERLWDRNQCGKVLSYKQVPCQYQKIHTVEKSFDYVEFGKIFTHKSQLSVHIKAHIGEKLYVCIECGKAFVQKLEFIMHQKNHTREKPYKCNDCGKSFFQVSSLFRHQRIHTGEKLYECSECGKGFSYNSDLSIHQKIHTGERHHACSDCGKAFTQKSTLKMHQKIHTGERSYVCIECGQAFIQKTHLVAHRRIHTGEKPYQCSHCGKAFISKSQLQVHQRIHTRVRSYLCMEYGKVFNSTSNLTPKKIPVKEKSSICTECGKAFTYRSELIIHQRIHTGEKPYACGECGKAFTQKSALTVHQRIHTGEKSYVCMKCGLAFIQKAHLIAHQVIHTGQKPFNCGHCGKFFTSRSQLHVHKRIHTGEKPYMCNMCGKAFTNRSNLITHQKTHTGEKSYICSKCGKAFTQRSDLITHQRIHTGEKPYKCDTCGKAFTQKSHLNIHQKIHTGERQYECRECGKAFNQKSILIVHQKIHTGEKPYVCTECGRAFIRKSNFITHQRIHTGEKPYECSDCGKSFTSKSQLLVHQPVHTGEKPYVCTECGKAFSGRSNLSKHQKIHTGEKPYICSECGKTFKQKSELITHHRIHTGEKPYECSDCRKSFTKKSQLQVHQRIHTGEKPYVCAECGKAFTDRSNLNKHQTTHTREKPYKCAVCGKGFVQKSVLSVHQSIHT from the exons ATGCCAAGTAATTGGACTTCATCCCAGAAATGTACAACCCTACCTCCAGAGGATCATGGGAGCTTATGTGAG CTATTCATGTTCAATAGTAATTTGCCCTTTGAGGGACCTGTGTCCTTCAGGGATGTGACTATAGATTTCAGCAGAGAGGAATGGCAGCACCTGGAGCCTGCTCAGAGGAACCTCTACCGGGATGTGATGCAGGAGACCTACAGCCACCTGCTCTCCGTGG GGTACCAAGTTCCTGAGCCAGAGGTTTTCATTCTGGACCAAAGAAAGGAACCATTGTCATCGCAGGGTGACAGCCCTCATCAGAGCTGCACAG CATTGCAGCAGACTGGTGACCAGACAGAACACTGCcagcaaatggaaaataaaacattaagagACATTGTTTTAATCAAGAACATGCCAGCTACAAAGCACTATTATGAAGACAAGAACATTAGAAAAGTACTTCCACTTAGCCCAAATGGTGGTATTTCTCCTCCTCAAAGACTCTACCAGCAGGACTCATTTGGAAATGAACAGAAACATAGTATAGACTATCAAAGTTGTAATAGGCATAATGCATCAAAGAACATTAAAAAGATTGATGGACATGGTAAAATGTCTTCCTTTACTATGTATGAGTGTCCTGTAACAAGAGAAAGATTATGGGACCGTAATCAATGTGGAAAAGTCCTAAGTTATAAACAAGTACCTTGTCAATATCAGAAAATTCATACGGTGGAGAAATCCTTTGACTATGTAGAATTTGGAAAGATCTTCACCCACAAGTCACAGCTCAGTGTACATATAAAAGCCCACATAGGAGAAAAACTCTATGTATGTATTGAATGTGGGAAGGCTTTTGTCCAAAAGCTAGAATTCATTATGCATCAAAAAAACCATACTAGAGAGAAGCCCTATAAATGCAATGATTGTGGAAAGTCTTTCTTCCAAGTATCTTCTCTCTTCAGACATCAGCGAATTCACACCGGAGAAAAACTCTATGAATGCAGTGAGTGTGGGAAAGGCTTCTCTTATAACTCTGATCTCAGTATACATCAGAAAATTCACACTGGAGAGAGACACCATGCATGCAGTGACTGTGGCAAAGCATTCACACAGAAGTCCACACTTAAGATGCACCAGAAAATCCACACAGGTGAGAGATCCTATGTGTGTATTGAATGTGGTCAGGCCTTCATCCAGAAGACACACTTGGTTGCACACCGAAGAATTCACACCGGGGAAAAGCCATACCAATGCAGTCACTGTGGGAAGGCCTTCATTTCCAAGTCACAGCTCCAGGTACATCAACGAATTCACACAAGGGTAAGATCTTATCTATGCATGGAATATGGGAAGGTCTTCAACAGTACTTCTAACCTCACTCCAAAGAAAATTCCAGTGAAAGAAAAGTCTTCCATATGTACCGAATGTGGGAAGGCCTTTACCTACAGGTCTGAGTTAATTATACATCAGAGAATTCACACGGGAGAAAAACCTTATGCATGTGGTGAGTGTGGGAAGGCCTTCACTCAGAAGTCGGCGCTCACGGTGCATCAGAGGATCCACACGGGAGAAAAGTCCTACGTGTGCATGAAATGTGGGCTGGCCTTCATCCAGAAGGCACATTTGATTGCACATCAGGTCATTCATACTGGACAAAAACCTTTTAATTGTGGCCACTGTGGGAAATTCTTTACTTCTAGATCACAACTCCATGTGCATAAACGAATTCATACAGGAGAAAAACCCTATATGTGTAATATGTGTGGGAAGGCATTTACCAACAGGTCAAACCTCATCACTCATCAGAAAACTCACACGGgagaaaaatcatatatatgttctaagtgtggaaaagccttcactCAGAGGTCAGATTTGATTACCCATCAGAgaattcacactggagagaaaccgtATAAATGCGatacctgtgggaaagccttcacccAGAAGTCACACCTCAATATACACCAGAAAATTCATACTGGAGAGAGACAATATGAATGCCGtgaatgtgggaaagccttcaaccAGAAATCAATACTCATTGTGCATCAGAAAatccacacaggagagaaaccttacgtCTGCACAGAATGTGGGAGAGCTTTCATCCGCAAGTCAAACTTTATTACCCATCAAAGAATccatactggagagaaaccctatgaatgcaGCGATTGTGGGAAATCCTTTACCTCCAAGTCTCAGCTGCTAGTACACCAGCCAGttcacacaggtgagaagccCTATGTGTGTACTGAGTGTGGGAAGGCCTTTAGTGGCAGGTCAAACCTCAGTAAACACCAAAAAATCCATACTGGAGAGAAGCCTTACATCTGTTCTGAATGTGGGAAGACATTCAAACAGAAGTCAGAGTTAATTACACATCACAGAATTCACACTGGCGAGAAGCCTTATGAATGCAGTGACTGCAGGAAATCTTTCACCAAGAAATCTCAGCTCCAGGTGCATCAGCGAATTCACACAGGGGAGAAGCCTTATGTGTGTGCCGAGTGTGGGAAGGCCTTTACTGACAGGTCAAATTTAAATAAACATCAAACCACACACACCAGAGAGAAGCCCTATAAGTGTGCAGTCTGCGGGAAAGGCTTTGTTCAGAAATCAGTGCTCAGCGTGCATCAAAGTATTCACACTTAA